GACAGGCCCCATCCTGCGTGACCACCCCGGCTTTGGCGAGGGCCGGCTCCCCAACACTCCCCCACTTTTCAGCCCACCACCCCGTCACCATCTGGACCCACATCGCCTTAGTGCCGAAGAAATGGGGTTAGTTGCCCAGCATCCCAGTGCCTTTGACAGAGTCATGCGTTTGAACCCCATGGCAATCGATTCGCCAGCGATGGATTTCTCCAGGAGGCTCCGAGAGCTGGCGGGGAACAACTCGACCCCTCCTCCAGTCTCACCAAACCGCAGCAACCCTATGCATCGCTTATTGAACCCCTTTCAGCCAAGCCCTAAATCACCTTTTATGAGCACCCCTCCACTGCCCCCCATGCCTCCCAGCAGTACGACTCCTCCCCAACCTCAGGCGAAGAGTAAATCCTGTGAATTCTGTGGGAAAACGTTCAAGTTTCAAAGCAATCTCATAGTCCATCGCCGTAGTCACACAGGAGAAAAGCCCTACAAATGCCAGCTCTGCGACCACGCTTGTTCCCAGGCCAGTAAGCTAAAGCGTCATATGAAAACCCACATGCACAAAGCCGGCTCCATGACGGGCAGGTCGGACGACGGACTCTCCACCACCAGCTCCCCCGAGCCGGGCACGAGCGAGCTCACTGGGGAGGGGCTGAAGTCCAGCGAGGCTGACTTCAGGAACGAGAGCGACCCCTCCCTGGGCCATGacaatgaggaggaggaggaggaggaggaggaggaagaggagctgGAAAACGAGAGCCGACCAGAGTCGAGTTTCAGCATGGATTCTGAGCTGAGCCGCAATCGAGAGAACGGCTCCAAGTCTCTCCCGGACGAGAAGTCCCTGGTCCTCGGGAAGGTGATCGAGAACGTCAGCCTGGGCGCCATCCAGCAGTACAACGACATGCTGGCCGAGAAGCAGAAGAGGAGCAGCTTCATGAAAAGGAGCTCCGACCAGCGAGACCTGTGTTCTCGGGACCTCTGCCAGAGGGACACCGGCGACGAAGACTCCGTGGCCGGGGAGCTCGACCGGACCGAGGAAGGGACGGTCAACGGGAGAAGCTTCGGCCCCGGCGAGCCCTTCCCGGGCCTGTTCCCCCGCAAGCCGACGCCCATCACGAGCCCCAGCTTAAACAACTCGTCCAAGAGGATCAAGATAGAGAAGGATTTGGACTTGCCCCCCACCACCATCATCCCTTCGGAAAATGTTTACTCCCAGTGGCTGGTGGGCTACGCGGCCTCGAGACACTTCATGAAGGATCCCTTTCTCGGATTCACAGACTCCCGCCAGTCGCCCTTTGCCACCTCCTCCGAGCACTCGTCCGAGAACGGGAGCCTGCGCTTCTCCACCCCCCCGGGGGACATGCTGGATGGAGGCCTCTCGGGCCGCAGTGGGACAGCCAGCGGAGGCAGCACCCCCCACATCAGCGGCCCGGGGCCCGGCCGGCCCAGCTCCAAGGAGGGGCGCCGCAGCGACACGTGCGAGTACTGCGGCAAGGTTTTTAAGAACTGCAGCAACCTGACGGTCCACCGTCGGAGCCACACGGGAGAAAGGCCTTACAAATGTGAGCTCTGCAACTACGCGTGCGCCCAGAGCAGTAAGCTAACCCGCCATATGAAAACCCATGGCCAGATAGGAAAAGAGGTCTACCGGTGTGATATTTGCCAGATGCCATTCAGCGTTTATAGCACCCTggaaaaacacatgaaaaaatgGCACGGAGAACATTTGCTGACAAATGATGTGAAAATAGAGCAGGCCGAAAGAAGCTAAAGGCCCCCATGTCccatctcttccccctccccccagcatcCCCTTCCCTCCTCATTCCCAACTGGGTTAAATCAGGGGTCTAGGTAACATTTAATTTGTACAGTTTAACTATTGCCAACTGAGAAAATGCTGACTTAATTTTTGCCTCCATAAACATAACTTAGCATAACTATGGTAGGTGCCAGGAAATGGCACTCAAATTTAACCTGTGTCTACAAAGTTCTATTAAACCTGAGGGTTGATTAAGGCAGTAAAAATTGTGGAGCCTTTTAACTGTGCAataatttctgtatttattgggtttttgtaatttttttttggcatgtgcaggtacttttttattattattctttctgtttaaatttctttttcaaattttgttgGGTATCTCTTATTAATTTTACCCAGTAGTAGCCTGAGATTACTTGCATTGTAGGGGAGAAGCAtatcttttaaattataatttttgggCCGCTGCTTTTTTGAAATTTAAGCTACGCATGTGTAATTTCTTGTGAAGAAGCCAACacttaaataacttttaaagttgtttttttcccttccccccccaagacacacacacacaaaataaataaagaaaaaaaaaggcaagcaagtGGGGGATATGGGGGGTGGGGGAGTACAGCGGATAACAATCTTTAAAATTGTAGCACTTTCTTTCGGAATTGGATCTGAAATGTAGCACTGATGAAGTCATGTGTGACTGAGGcctttgttttggtttgttttcaaatagttttcaacattcaagttttgtaactggaaaaaaaaaagacaaaatgaaacaaaaaataatcaacCCCACAAAAATCGTCCCCATGAGACAGCAGGTTTTGTGTAAAGGCAGCCACAGTCAGTAGCATTCTTCAATTGTGCATTATCGGCAGATAACGTGACTTCATCGGACTGTTGGTGATGCCCTGAGATGCAAAGTGGCTATCACTTGTCTTAGACTATCCAACCTGGTCAAGGTAGAAGGACCATCTAGAGGTGATGAGTATTCCTTGTATTcacagggaaggaagaaaatgataaattgtcTCCTAGCTTAAGTTGTCTTCTTTCTGTAGTGTAGAGCTACTGAAATCATTAGTTAGATGCTTCTTTAAGGGCTAACTGTTAGCTTCCAAATCAGGAAAAAGTCATGAATTGATACCCTGAGGATCTGAAGAAGCTAGAGTTATCTCTTGTAATGCACAATGGTGCTATTGTTAAggagagaaaacatgaaaaatttcTGGTCCTTTGGTCAGaactgaaattctgaaaaaattaGGATGAAAGGTACcttcccatatttttctccctagcCCATTAGGACAGACGGTACTGAACCGAGATCAGTTAAGGTTAGACATTTTAATTATGTTGACCTGCACTTTAAAACTTTTGTTTGCATATAAATTAAATGGCTTCTAAACAAGAAATTGCAGCATATTTTACTTGGCCCAGAGGTGGGTTAAACTGTAAGGGGACAGCTGAGAGATTAAGTGTCAGTGTTGCTAAGCATGGCATTCACAATACTGgcactataaagaaaaaagataaaataataatttattggaCAGTTTTTCTACTGCCATTCAATTTGACGTGAGTGCCTTGAAAACTGATCTTCCTATTTGAGTCTCTTGAGAcaaatgcaaaacttttttttttttttttttgtgaaatgaaaagaCTTTTGCAAAAGAGTAAAAACCAGAAAAGTACATTCTttacaaacaaacatacaaaaaaaaagccacatttactttaaaaaaagaaaaaaaaatcctggttgAAGATAGAGGACATGAAAAATGCCATAAGACCCAATCCAATGAAGATGTATACCCAGCACAACTTCGGACATCCATTGGCTGAATTATTCtcagcttggttttttttttccaggacaaCGCTGCTTAGGAAATGGAATGGAGGTGACTTActgctgaatttaaactcaagtgACACACGTTACAAGTTGTTAtcgttgaatgaaaaaaaaaaaaaaaaacaattcaggaacaacggctaatttttttttttaaagttaaatttagtGCACTCTGTCTTAAAATACGTTTACAGTATTGGATACATacaagggtaaaaaaaaaaaattgtgtgtatgtgtgtttgagcgatcatttttttttttcaaagtttgctTAATAGGTTATAAAAGAAATGCCGTGATGGCcatgtgtatattgttttcttttggtgACGGGGttttagtatatattatatatattaaaatttcttgATTACTGTAAAAGTGGACCAGTATTTGTAATAATGGAGAATGCCTGGGCATTTtacaaaaccaggaaaaaaaaaaaaacccttttctttttccttgaaaatgTTGCAGTAAAATTTAAATGGTGGGTCTATAAATTTGTTCTTGTCACTGTAACTGTAAAGTCTGAGttttagtaaatttttttctgccttgggtgttgaatttttatttcaaaaaaatgtatagaaaCTTGTATTTGGGGATTAAAAGGGGATTGCTACACCATGTAGAAAAAGTATGTAGAAAAAAGTGCTTAATATTGTTATtgctttgcagaaaaaaaaaaatcacatttctgacctgtacttattttttctctctcccctcccctctttcttccccttccctcccccctccagaaTGGACATTGATATTGGTTGATTCATATGATGTAGGCACTCATTGTATTTCTATTGGAGCTTGTAATTTTTTAACTGTACGCTTGTCCTTTTAAAGGGATTTCATGTACCTTTTTTGTTAGtgaatttggaaataaaacacaaaagacaAACAGGCTgccataatatattttttaatttggcaggataaaatattgcaaaaaaaatttgtatGTTAAGACCTattgtaaaagagaaaaaggttGTTTGACAACCTTTgagtaaaagaaacaaagtgaCGTGTTTAAATGCTTTTGTTCACAAATCACTTTCGTTGTCTATATTTTTATCAGAGTTGGCCTACAAAAAGTACTGTTCCCATGGGGCTTCTCACTCAGAGCAGCCTGGACCTTGCATCAAGGCTTCCCCGGGTCTGGCCACATCAGACTGGATGGTAATTCCCCTTTCATgttgagtggaaaaaaaaaaaatcagtttttgtaAAGATGTTCAAGTAAGTAACATTCCACAAAGTGCCCCTAACCCATCCCCCTTTCTCTGCAAAAATCTAAGATGTGGAGAAAGAGAGAACTTCCTTCCCTATCACCACCAATCACCATCTCTCCCACCCTCAAgaacaacaatttttaaatgacctTTACCCTTTCCAAAGAGAGCCGTGGTTTCTTCTAGACACAGGAAAAAATCGTCTGCTATTAAGGTGATTGCAAATTAAATTTTTGAATACAAATGGTCTGGGCCCAGATTCCCTTTTCTGTCAGAACAGGGCCTATTCCTTGTACAGGTCTTGCCAGTCTGTCTTTGATCTGCTTTGCCGCTGTTCTCTCCTAATTGTACATTCCATCAATTTCTGAATGTTTGAGGGACTGGGATGAAATTTGGTGCCTTTTGAAAtaaatctctctttctccttcctcctacttccttccattttctctgtttgtctaacattctctcctttcttcctctctccctctctctgtttcttctctctctctctctctctctctctcttctcttctctttctctctctttctctctctctctctcctcttctctttctctctctctctctgtctcttctcttctctttctctctctttctctctctctctctcttctcttctctttctctctctctctgtctcttctctctctctctcttctcttctctttctctctctctctcttctcttctctttctctctctcttttgctttttgtttgttttgctttttgtttcttccctGGGGGAATAACAGTTTTTAAGATGCCAATTTCAGGAAACCATGATTTCAGGAAAAGGAAGTTAAAACCTAGCATCTTATAGGTAATACCTCACCAAATACAGATGACCTTTCTCTTTTGGTGGGTATCTGGTTGACATGCTCCTCCCCAAGCCACTTAGCTTGACCATGTTTGAAAAtttagcaaacaaacaaacaaacaaacaaaaaaactgatgCAACTTTTAGGCTTCCTATCTGGCTGAACCCTTAAACCCAGAAACTTAAAACATTTCATTTGGATATACCGTTAAGTTGCCTTGGAACCCAAGCCAACCTTACGGCTGTCCCATAAACGAGATAGCTCTCACCAGCAGTTGTTCAGTGGCTTAAGAGAAGTCACCCTAGAGCCAAGAATAAGTCATCTGAAAGCACAAGAATTGTGTTTCCTACTGACTGCAGCGAAAATTgggatttcttttccttctctcaaaaacaaaaaagcgaACATCAAGCAAGCTCCCTCATCCTTGCTGCTGGACCTCTGAAGATGATGCTGAAGCTTACATGGCTATTTTGAGGGACATCTTCCCAACTTGGAATTTGCCACTTCCTGTCTGAGGGtctttggggggagagggggagaggagactgaattcatataaaagaaaggttaaaaaaaataaaaacagaaaagaaaagaaattagtatTTCATCCCAGTCCTGAGTGAAAGACTGTCCAAGGTTTTGTTTCTCACAGGCAAACTCATGTCTATGGTGCTCTTTGTATTTCAGAACTGCAAAGCAAAGTAACATTGGTTTCAGTTGTTTGCATTTGTACCGGCaaggcaaaatatttttattacctttttcTATTACTTATTGTATGAGCTTTTGTTGTTTACTTGGAAGTTTTGTCTTTTACTACAAGTTTGGAACTATTTATTATTGCTTGGTATTTGTGCTCCGTTTAAAAAAcgagcactttttttttattatggataAAATGTTGAGATGACAGGAGGTCGTTTC
The DNA window shown above is from Sminthopsis crassicaudata isolate SCR6 chromosome 2, ASM4859323v1, whole genome shotgun sequence and carries:
- the BCL11B gene encoding B-cell lymphoma/leukemia 11B isoform X3 — translated: MSRRKQGNPQHLSQREIITPEADHVEAAIVDEDEGLEIEEPGGLGLTAGGTDPDLLTCGQCQMNFPLRDILVFIEHKKKQCSGSLGVCYEKSLDKSSPPPSSRSELRKVSEPVEIGIQVTPDEEDRLLTPTKGICPKQENIAGKDEPSSYICTTCKQPFNSAWFLLQHAQNTHGFRIYLETSPSNSSLTPRITIPPPLGPEAVAQSPLMNFLGDNNPFSLLRMTGPILRDHPGFGEGRLPNTPPLFSPPPRHHLDPHRLSAEEMGLVAQHPSAFDRVMRLNPMAIDSPAMDFSRRLRELAGNNSTPPPVSPNRSNPMHRLLNPFQPSPKSPFMSTPPLPPMPPSSTTPPQPQAKSKSCEFCGKTFKFQSNLIVHRRSHTGEKPYKCQLCDHACSQASKLKRHMKTHMHKAGSMTGRSDDGLSTTSSPEPGTSELTGEGLKSSEADFRNESDPSLGHDNEEEEEEEEEEEELENESRPESSFSMDSELSRNRENGSKSLPDEKSLVLGKVIENVSLGAIQQYNDMLAEKQKRSSFMKRSSDQRDLCSRDLCQRDTGDEDSVAGELDRTEEGTVNGRSFGPGEPFPGLFPRKPTPITSPSLNNSSKRIKIEKDLDLPPTTIIPSENVYSQWLVGYAASRHFMKDPFLGFTDSRQSPFATSSEHSSENGSLRFSTPPGDMLDGGLSGRSGTASGGSTPHISGPGPGRPSSKEGRRSDTCEYCGKVFKNCSNLTVHRRSHTGERPYKCELCNYACAQSSKLTRHMKTHGQIGKEVYRCDICQMPFSVYSTLEKHMKKWHGEHLLTNDVKIEQAERS
- the BCL11B gene encoding B-cell lymphoma/leukemia 11B isoform X1, which translates into the protein MSRRKQGNPQHLSQREIITPEADHVEAAIVDEDEGLEIEEPGGLGLTAGGTDPDLLTCGQCQMNFPLRDILVFIEHKKKQCSGSLGVCYEKSLDKSSPPPSSRSELRKVSEPVEIGIQVTPDEEDRLLTPTKGICPKQENIAGPSRPAKLPAAPITASSHPHTSVITPPLRTLASLPPCFSLPCCAGHSVSVGGTQAESQTETSGTFGCHCQLSGKDEPSSYICTTCKQPFNSAWFLLQHAQNTHGFRIYLETSPSNSSLTPRITIPPPLGPEAVAQSPLMNFLGDNNPFSLLRMTGPILRDHPGFGEGRLPNTPPLFSPPPRHHLDPHRLSAEEMGLVAQHPSAFDRVMRLNPMAIDSPAMDFSRRLRELAGNNSTPPPVSPNRSNPMHRLLNPFQPSPKSPFMSTPPLPPMPPSSTTPPQPQAKSKSCEFCGKTFKFQSNLIVHRRSHTGEKPYKCQLCDHACSQASKLKRHMKTHMHKAGSMTGRSDDGLSTTSSPEPGTSELTGEGLKSSEADFRNESDPSLGHDNEEEEEEEEEEEELENESRPESSFSMDSELSRNRENGSKSLPDEKSLVLGKVIENVSLGAIQQYNDMLAEKQKRSSFMKRSSDQRDLCSRDLCQRDTGDEDSVAGELDRTEEGTVNGRSFGPGEPFPGLFPRKPTPITSPSLNNSSKRIKIEKDLDLPPTTIIPSENVYSQWLVGYAASRHFMKDPFLGFTDSRQSPFATSSEHSSENGSLRFSTPPGDMLDGGLSGRSGTASGGSTPHISGPGPGRPSSKEGRRSDTCEYCGKVFKNCSNLTVHRRSHTGERPYKCELCNYACAQSSKLTRHMKTHGQIGKEVYRCDICQMPFSVYSTLEKHMKKWHGEHLLTNDVKIEQAERS
- the BCL11B gene encoding B-cell lymphoma/leukemia 11B isoform X2, with amino-acid sequence MSRRKQGNPQHLSQREIITQADHVEAAIVDEDEGLEIEEPGGLGLTAGGTDPDLLTCGQCQMNFPLRDILVFIEHKKKQCSGSLGVCYEKSLDKSSPPPSSRSELRKVSEPVEIGIQVTPDEEDRLLTPTKGICPKQENIAGPSRPAKLPAAPITASSHPHTSVITPPLRTLASLPPCFSLPCCAGHSVSVGGTQAESQTETSGTFGCHCQLSGKDEPSSYICTTCKQPFNSAWFLLQHAQNTHGFRIYLETSPSNSSLTPRITIPPPLGPEAVAQSPLMNFLGDNNPFSLLRMTGPILRDHPGFGEGRLPNTPPLFSPPPRHHLDPHRLSAEEMGLVAQHPSAFDRVMRLNPMAIDSPAMDFSRRLRELAGNNSTPPPVSPNRSNPMHRLLNPFQPSPKSPFMSTPPLPPMPPSSTTPPQPQAKSKSCEFCGKTFKFQSNLIVHRRSHTGEKPYKCQLCDHACSQASKLKRHMKTHMHKAGSMTGRSDDGLSTTSSPEPGTSELTGEGLKSSEADFRNESDPSLGHDNEEEEEEEEEEEELENESRPESSFSMDSELSRNRENGSKSLPDEKSLVLGKVIENVSLGAIQQYNDMLAEKQKRSSFMKRSSDQRDLCSRDLCQRDTGDEDSVAGELDRTEEGTVNGRSFGPGEPFPGLFPRKPTPITSPSLNNSSKRIKIEKDLDLPPTTIIPSENVYSQWLVGYAASRHFMKDPFLGFTDSRQSPFATSSEHSSENGSLRFSTPPGDMLDGGLSGRSGTASGGSTPHISGPGPGRPSSKEGRRSDTCEYCGKVFKNCSNLTVHRRSHTGERPYKCELCNYACAQSSKLTRHMKTHGQIGKEVYRCDICQMPFSVYSTLEKHMKKWHGEHLLTNDVKIEQAERS
- the BCL11B gene encoding B-cell lymphoma/leukemia 11B isoform X4, with translation MSRRKQGNPQHLSQREIITQADHVEAAIVDEDEGLEIEEPGGLGLTAGGTDPDLLTCGQCQMNFPLRDILVFIEHKKKQCSGSLGVCYEKSLDKSSPPPSSRSELRKVSEPVEIGIQVTPDEEDRLLTPTKGICPKQENIAGKDEPSSYICTTCKQPFNSAWFLLQHAQNTHGFRIYLETSPSNSSLTPRITIPPPLGPEAVAQSPLMNFLGDNNPFSLLRMTGPILRDHPGFGEGRLPNTPPLFSPPPRHHLDPHRLSAEEMGLVAQHPSAFDRVMRLNPMAIDSPAMDFSRRLRELAGNNSTPPPVSPNRSNPMHRLLNPFQPSPKSPFMSTPPLPPMPPSSTTPPQPQAKSKSCEFCGKTFKFQSNLIVHRRSHTGEKPYKCQLCDHACSQASKLKRHMKTHMHKAGSMTGRSDDGLSTTSSPEPGTSELTGEGLKSSEADFRNESDPSLGHDNEEEEEEEEEEEELENESRPESSFSMDSELSRNRENGSKSLPDEKSLVLGKVIENVSLGAIQQYNDMLAEKQKRSSFMKRSSDQRDLCSRDLCQRDTGDEDSVAGELDRTEEGTVNGRSFGPGEPFPGLFPRKPTPITSPSLNNSSKRIKIEKDLDLPPTTIIPSENVYSQWLVGYAASRHFMKDPFLGFTDSRQSPFATSSEHSSENGSLRFSTPPGDMLDGGLSGRSGTASGGSTPHISGPGPGRPSSKEGRRSDTCEYCGKVFKNCSNLTVHRRSHTGERPYKCELCNYACAQSSKLTRHMKTHGQIGKEVYRCDICQMPFSVYSTLEKHMKKWHGEHLLTNDVKIEQAERS